Sequence from the Clostridium saccharobutylicum DSM 13864 genome:
TAAGCTTAATAAAACTATTAAAATAAAATATGTAAAGTAACAATCTAGGGAATAATAAAATTTCCTAGATTGTTTTTCATTCAATATAAATAAACTTGAGGCAGAATTTTATGAAGAAATATATGTTTATTTTAGATTTACATTTTTTATTCTAATACAAGGAAATTATTATATGTCAAAATGTGTGGCTAACCCTAACAGGAAGAGAAATAAATAGTATGTGAAGTAGATTTATAGTCAATCATTTTAGATAAAAATAGTTTACAATTAAAGTTTTTTCGACAATATACGATATATGAAATATGCGATAAAATATGAATATAATGGGAGTGTGGAGAAAATGACAACTAAATTAAGTAAAAAAATAATGGCTTTAGCAATTACAACAATTACAGTTATAGGGATGCCTACAGTAGGGGCTTCAGCAAAATGGAGGCAAAATAATAACGGTTGGTGGAACTCGAATGGAAACGGTTACTCAGTTGGTTGGGAACAAATTGGAGATAATTGGTTCTATTTTGACAGAGATGGATATATGAAAACAGGTTGGGTTAAAGATGGAGACAAATGGTATTTCTTAAATTCAAATGGATATATGAAAACGGGTTGGATTAAAGATGAGGACAAGTGGTATTTCTTAAATGCAAACGGAGATATGGCACATGATATAATCATTAATGGTTATAGACTAAGTTCAGATGGTACGTGGATAAATGATGAAACTAATATAAACACTATAAGTACCACTGGTGCAGCTGTAGTAGTTCCAATTGATAATATTAATACTACAAGTACTACGAGTGCAGCTGTAATGATACCACGTGATAATTTTAATGATGACGGAAGTTGTTCAAAGAAAGATAACAAAGAAAAAATAGAGAAGTTATTAGATAAGCAAGATAAGAAAAATGATAGAAGAGTAGAAAAACAAGAACATAAATTTTGGAAATTTTTTAATAGATAAAAAGTATTAAAGACTTGGAAATCAATTCCGAGTCTTTTTAATTTTTATTTAACTATAAATGATTCCACCACCATTTAGCATAATTCTTTATATAAAACATATCTAATATATGTTTTATATAAAGAATTTATAGGCTATAATAAAGGTAATGGATTATGTTGTTTTTTTGAACGTGCTTAACATTGAGAAAAAGAATTTAGTTAAGAAATAGGATTGTAAATTATCTTTATTACAGTAAGTTATGTTCTAATAGGGAGGAAAACAAATGGAAAAAGTAAATGATTTAATAAGCAAAAATCCAATTCATTTAACAACAAACACTATTATTTTGATAGTAGTAGCTATTGTTGCTTTTTATATTGTAATGAAAGCAATAGAGGGAATAGTAAAAATAATTGCGATTTTAGGTGTTTGCTATTTTGCGTTAATGTCTATTCAAAGTACAAATCTTATTAACGTGCCTGTGATAAAAGAAACTTATGCCACGATAGAAAAAATAATTCCTTCAAAAGAATTATGGACTGATGCTTTGAATAAGGCTGATAAAATAAATAAAGTTGTTAATGATTTAAAATGATACATATTTCATAAGATTAAAATGAGTAAAGATTACATAATTACAGCTAGAAAGTTGAAAAATAATTATGTAATCTTTTTATTTTATAAAAATATAACAGAGATTAAGACGGCATTAATATATACGGGGAGTGATAACATGAAAACTTTGATTCATAGAATAGCGATTCCATCAATTCTAGAGGTGGGAAAAGGAAATATTAATAATGTAGGAAATTTAATTAAAAAGTCTAATTTTAAAAAAGTTTTAATATGCTTTGGAGAAGGCATAAAAGAATTATTTGGAGATTCTATAGAAAATTCATTAAAAGAAGCTGTTATTGAAATTTCAAAAACAGAAATTATAAAAGATATAAACTTTGAAGAAATAAGCATAAAAGCGTTTGAAATATCAAATGATGTAGAGGCTTTAATTGGAGTTGGTGGCGGAAAAGCTATAGATGCAGTAAAATATATGAGTTTTTTAAAAAAGCTGCCATTTATTAGTATCCCAACTTCAACTTCTAATGATGGGTTTTCAAGTCCAGGTGCATCTCTTTTAGTAAGTGGCAGACGTATGTCTCTTCCAGCTAAAACACCACATGGCATAATCATAGATATTGATGTCATTAAAGGAGCTCCTGAGAAATTTATATTTTCAGGAGTTGGAGATTTAATATCAAATATAACTGCATTACATGATTGGAATTTTGAAGAGGAACATGGGAAGATAATTATTGATGATTTTGCAAAAATGATTTCAAAAAAATCAGTGAATAGCTTTGTAAGAACTGAATTTAAAACAATAAAAGATGATTTGTTTCTAAAAGAACTAGTGGATTCACTAACGTTAAATGGTATATCTATGGAAATAGCAGGGGATAGTTCACCAGCATCAGGTTCTGAACATTTAATTTCGCATGCTTTGGATAAATTTCTTGAAAAACCAGAGCTTCATGGTATACAAGTTGGAATAGCAACTTATATTATGTCTAAGGTACAAAATCATAGAGTTGAAAGAATTTCAAAAGTATTAAGAGAAACTGGCTTTTTTGAGTATGTTAAAACTCTAAAAATGAGAAAAGAGGATTTCAAAAAGGCTATAGATATTGCACCTTCAATAAAACCTAATAGATATACTTATATTCATGTTGAAGAAAATAGAATTCTTGCTAAAAAAATTATTGATGAAGATGAAATTTTAAATTATATATTAGTATAAAAATAACTTGTAAAGAAATTAAAAGATAACCACTAAGAATTTATAATGGTTATCTTTGGGACAGTAGATAGTTTTGTGTAAAAAACAAAACTATCTACTGTTTTTTTACATAATCAGTTGGTAGTTTTGGAATAATATACATAAAGAATAAAGGAGGAATATGTATGTCAAAACCAATTGATGATGACTTTGATTACAAAGCTGAGGTAAAGAAATGTAAGACTATCGATGATGTCATGGGTAAAAATGGTTTAATTCAAAGATTAGTTAAAGATGTGTTAGAAAATATTTTAGAAGGTGAAATGGAAGAACACCTTGGAAGAAATAAATATCAAAGAGCAGAAACTAATGATTCTACAAAAAAGAATTATCGAAATGGATATAGTACCAAAAATCTTAGAAGTTCCTTCGGTGACGTCGATTTAGACGTACCAAGAGATAGGAATGCTGAATTTGAGCCACAAATTATAAAGAAATACGAAACTGTGTGTACAGAATTAGATAAAAAGGTGATTTCTCTTTACGCAAAAGGAATGACCACAAGTGATATTCAAGCAGAAATAGAGGACTTATATGGAATAACAATATCACCTTCTATGGTATCTAGAATTACAGATAAAGTTATGGAAAGTGCTGTTGAGTGG
This genomic interval carries:
- a CDS encoding iron-containing alcohol dehydrogenase family protein: MKTLIHRIAIPSILEVGKGNINNVGNLIKKSNFKKVLICFGEGIKELFGDSIENSLKEAVIEISKTEIIKDINFEEISIKAFEISNDVEALIGVGGGKAIDAVKYMSFLKKLPFISIPTSTSNDGFSSPGASLLVSGRRMSLPAKTPHGIIIDIDVIKGAPEKFIFSGVGDLISNITALHDWNFEEEHGKIIIDDFAKMISKKSVNSFVRTEFKTIKDDLFLKELVDSLTLNGISMEIAGDSSPASGSEHLISHALDKFLEKPELHGIQVGIATYIMSKVQNHRVERISKVLRETGFFEYVKTLKMRKEDFKKAIDIAPSIKPNRYTYIHVEENRILAKKIIDEDEILNYILV
- a CDS encoding N-acetylmuramoyl-L-alanine amidase family protein, whose protein sequence is MTTKLSKKIMALAITTITVIGMPTVGASAKWRQNNNGWWNSNGNGYSVGWEQIGDNWFYFDRDGYMKTGWVKDGDKWYFLNSNGYMKTGWIKDEDKWYFLNANGDMAHDIIINGYRLSSDGTWINDETNINTISTTGAAVVVPIDNINTTSTTSAAVMIPRDNFNDDGSCSKKDNKEKIEKLLDKQDKKNDRRVEKQEHKFWKFFNR